In Roseisolibacter agri, one genomic interval encodes:
- a CDS encoding TonB-dependent receptor has product MPARSRWTAAAMYAAMPLMPFAIPSALVAQPAATAARHATGRITGRIVDAKTGAGLSDVGVQVVGTTLGTMSGVDGRFTLPAVPAGTVTIQARRIGYQAKTVTGIMLAGGQTLEQDVTLGTATVQLQAVAVTASAERGSVSKALDEQRTSTSIVNATTAEQIQRSPDADAAQAVKRVSGVTVQDGKYVIVRGLGERYTQTSLNGSRVPSPEPERKVVPLDLFPAALIDAITTAKTFTPDRPGDFSGALVDIRTREFPASRSVTFSSSLGANTAAAGRDVIRAPRVGQEWLGFGGDRRTLPSAVAAAGQTLSGVTPGAPTNALIRSFRNKWTPVADNTGLPNGSFGVSVGGNDAVLGRRVGYVASLSYSTSQEVRRDEQLIVPRADGAGGAEALSTFAGSTGRESVLWGGVANLSTMLGGASRLSLNNTYNRTSDNEARSLTGLDEQFASVLTLTRLGFVSRSVLSNQLRGEHTIGAGARQQLDWNVSRSQVSRDEPDRSDLVYQGTGANRFWRGLANDATRFFGALDERDYAGALNYRVSFGDAASAPQLKVGGYYRDVHRDSDVQAYDILNLGLEQAALRDRAESIFRRAASSDAASLLVRPSTFGGRYSADETLGAGYAMLEGGLGSRVRVIAGARVESADIQVNTLTAQLQDTVSRLKNTDVLPAVNLTVRVTDAQNLRLSATQTLSRPEYRELSPVAYVEIAANNEERGNPGLRRALIRNYDARWEWYPSGGEVLSVGVFAKRFQDPIERVFVATTGRPQIGFVNADAATNYGVELDVRKGLGFLGAPFRDITASTNATFMRSRIAITDSLTAATNPDRPMVGQSPYVVNASLGYAQPDGRFSATVLYNVFGKRITLAGVEPLPDTYERPRNVLDFALQVPVLADVTARVNGSNLLDAPYREQIGGVHRRSYRAGRVFSLGLSWRPQGRDPRPVTRP; this is encoded by the coding sequence ATGCCTGCTCGCTCACGGTGGACCGCGGCCGCGATGTACGCGGCGATGCCGCTGATGCCGTTCGCCATCCCGTCCGCACTCGTCGCGCAGCCCGCGGCGACCGCCGCGCGCCACGCCACCGGCCGCATCACGGGCCGCATCGTCGACGCGAAGACCGGCGCGGGCCTCTCCGACGTGGGCGTGCAGGTGGTCGGCACCACGCTCGGCACGATGTCGGGCGTCGACGGCCGCTTCACGCTCCCCGCGGTCCCCGCCGGCACGGTGACGATCCAGGCGCGCCGCATCGGCTACCAGGCGAAGACGGTCACCGGCATCATGCTCGCCGGCGGCCAGACGCTGGAGCAGGACGTCACCCTCGGCACCGCGACGGTGCAGCTGCAGGCGGTGGCAGTGACCGCGTCCGCCGAGCGCGGCTCGGTGAGCAAGGCGCTCGACGAGCAGCGGACGTCGACGTCGATCGTCAACGCGACGACGGCCGAGCAGATCCAGCGCAGCCCCGACGCCGACGCCGCGCAGGCCGTGAAGCGCGTGAGCGGGGTGACGGTGCAGGACGGCAAGTACGTCATCGTGCGCGGCCTGGGCGAGCGCTACACGCAGACGTCGCTCAACGGATCGCGCGTCCCCAGCCCGGAGCCCGAGCGCAAGGTCGTCCCGCTCGACCTGTTCCCTGCCGCGCTGATCGACGCGATCACCACCGCGAAGACGTTCACGCCCGACCGGCCCGGAGACTTCAGCGGCGCGCTGGTCGACATCCGCACCCGCGAGTTCCCGGCGTCGCGATCGGTGACCTTCTCGTCGTCGCTCGGCGCCAACACCGCGGCCGCGGGCCGCGACGTGATCCGCGCGCCGCGCGTCGGCCAGGAGTGGCTCGGCTTCGGCGGCGATCGCCGCACCCTTCCGTCGGCGGTGGCCGCGGCGGGGCAGACGCTCAGCGGCGTGACGCCCGGCGCGCCGACCAACGCGCTGATCCGGAGCTTCCGCAACAAGTGGACACCGGTCGCCGACAACACGGGCCTCCCGAACGGCTCGTTCGGCGTGTCGGTGGGTGGCAACGACGCGGTGCTCGGACGCCGTGTCGGCTACGTGGCGTCGCTGTCGTACTCCACCTCGCAGGAGGTGCGGCGCGACGAGCAGCTGATCGTGCCGCGCGCCGACGGCGCGGGCGGCGCCGAGGCGCTCTCCACGTTCGCCGGAAGCACCGGGCGCGAGAGCGTGCTGTGGGGCGGCGTGGCCAACCTCAGCACGATGCTCGGTGGCGCGTCGCGCCTGTCGCTCAACAACACGTACAACCGCACCTCCGACAACGAGGCGCGGTCGCTGACGGGGCTCGACGAGCAGTTCGCGAGCGTCCTCACGCTCACGCGCCTCGGCTTCGTCTCGCGCAGCGTGCTGTCGAACCAGCTGCGCGGCGAGCACACGATCGGCGCCGGCGCGCGACAGCAGCTCGACTGGAACGTGTCGCGCAGCCAGGTGAGCCGCGACGAGCCGGATCGCTCGGACCTCGTGTACCAGGGCACGGGCGCGAACCGGTTCTGGCGCGGGCTGGCGAACGACGCGACCCGCTTCTTCGGCGCGCTGGACGAGCGAGACTACGCGGGGGCGCTGAACTACCGCGTCAGCTTCGGCGACGCCGCATCGGCGCCGCAGCTGAAGGTCGGCGGCTACTACCGCGACGTGCACCGCGACTCCGACGTCCAGGCGTACGACATCCTGAACCTCGGGCTCGAGCAGGCCGCGCTGCGCGACCGCGCGGAGTCGATCTTCCGCCGCGCCGCGTCGAGCGACGCCGCGTCGCTGCTCGTGCGCCCGAGCACCTTCGGCGGGCGCTACTCGGCCGACGAGACGCTCGGCGCGGGCTACGCGATGCTCGAAGGGGGGCTCGGCAGCCGGGTGCGCGTGATCGCCGGCGCCCGCGTCGAGTCGGCCGACATCCAGGTCAATACGCTGACGGCGCAGCTGCAGGACACCGTGTCGCGCCTGAAGAACACCGACGTGCTGCCGGCGGTGAACCTCACCGTCCGCGTCACCGACGCGCAGAACCTCCGCCTGTCGGCCACGCAGACGCTGTCGCGCCCCGAGTACCGGGAGCTGTCGCCGGTGGCGTACGTCGAGATCGCGGCCAACAACGAGGAGCGCGGCAACCCCGGCCTGCGCCGCGCGCTGATCCGGAACTACGACGCGCGCTGGGAGTGGTACCCGTCGGGCGGCGAGGTGCTGAGCGTCGGCGTGTTCGCGAAGCGCTTCCAGGATCCCATCGAGCGCGTCTTCGTCGCCACCACGGGACGCCCGCAGATCGGCTTCGTGAACGCGGACGCGGCCACCAACTACGGCGTCGAGCTCGACGTGCGGAAGGGGCTCGGCTTCCTCGGCGCGCCGTTCCGCGACATCACGGCGTCCACGAACGCGACGTTCATGCGCAGCCGGATCGCGATCACCGACTCGCTGACGGCGGCCACCAACCCGGACCGCCCGATGGTGGGCCAGTCGCCCTACGTGGTGAACGCGAGCCTCGGCTACGCGCAGCCCGACGGCCGCTTCTCGGCCACGGTGCTGTACAACGTCTTCGGCAAGCGCATCACGCTCGCCGGCGTCGAGCCGCTTCCGGACACCTACGAGCGGCCGCGCAACGTCCTGGACTTCGCGCTCCAGGTGCCGGTGCTCGCGGACGTGACGGCGCGCGTGAACGGCTCCAACCTGCTCGACGCGCCGTATCGCGAGCAGATCGGCGGGGTCCATCGCCGCTCGTACCGCGCGGGACGCGTGTTCTCGCTCGGGCTGAGCTGGAGGCCGCAGGGGCGCGATCCGCGGCCCGTGACGCGGCCGTGA
- a CDS encoding response regulator transcription factor has translation MLSSSADRSPHRSPDRSSPSAAPPTVPGAGERILVVDDEPDIVALVAYHLAKLGYRVSTAGTGTDALELARRERPALMVLDLMLPDLSGFEVLEQLRADEATRRLGVLMLTARREEPDRIRGLSLGADDYLAKPFSPQELMLRVGAILRRVTAGAAPAAAAETAELLVVGPLRIDRAAMTVDVDGRRIELTPTEYKLLLTLAERRGRVQARGHLLETVWEAAPDIQTRTVDMHVQRLRTKLGDAGDLIETVRGFGYRLKAPGTR, from the coding sequence ATGCTCTCGTCGAGCGCCGACCGCTCGCCCCATCGCTCGCCCGACCGCTCGTCGCCGAGCGCCGCGCCGCCCACCGTGCCCGGCGCGGGCGAGCGGATCCTCGTCGTCGACGACGAGCCGGACATCGTCGCGCTGGTCGCGTACCACCTGGCGAAGCTGGGCTACCGCGTCTCGACGGCGGGCACCGGCACCGACGCGCTGGAGCTGGCGCGCCGCGAGCGCCCCGCGCTCATGGTCCTCGACCTGATGCTGCCCGACCTCTCGGGCTTCGAGGTGCTGGAGCAGCTGCGCGCCGACGAAGCGACGCGGAGGCTGGGCGTGCTGATGCTCACCGCGCGCCGCGAGGAGCCCGATCGCATCCGCGGCCTCTCCCTCGGCGCCGACGACTACCTCGCGAAGCCGTTCTCGCCGCAGGAGCTGATGCTGCGCGTCGGCGCGATCCTCCGGCGCGTCACGGCGGGCGCCGCGCCGGCCGCCGCCGCGGAGACGGCCGAGTTGCTGGTGGTGGGTCCGCTGCGGATCGACCGCGCGGCGATGACCGTGGACGTCGACGGCCGGCGCATCGAGCTGACGCCGACCGAGTACAAGCTGCTGCTCACGCTCGCCGAGCGGCGCGGGCGGGTGCAGGCGCGCGGCCACCTGCTGGAGACGGTGTGGGAGGCCGCGCCCGACATCCAGACGCGCACGGTGGACATGCACGTGCAGCGGCTGCGCACGAAGCTCGGCGACGCGGGCGACCTGATCGAGACGGTGCGCGGGTTCGGCTACCGCCTGAAGGCACCGGGCACGCGCTGA
- the udk gene encoding uridine kinase, with amino-acid sequence MTKPLVIGIAGGTGSGKSTVARRVAEALTAGESAASVAFVDMDAYYRHFADLPMSERRRVNWDHPDAFDLDLFVDHLGRLSRGEAIQKPVYDFVEHLRAPDVVHIAPADVVVIDGILLFVDERVRELCDVKVYVDADADVRLIRRLRRDIVKRGRPFDEILEQYLSTVRPMHQQFVEPSKRYADVIVPRGGHNAVAIEMIVAKIQRRLQARRD; translated from the coding sequence GTGACCAAGCCGCTCGTCATCGGGATCGCGGGCGGCACGGGCTCGGGGAAGTCGACGGTCGCGCGCCGCGTGGCCGAGGCGCTGACCGCGGGCGAGTCGGCGGCGTCGGTCGCGTTCGTCGACATGGACGCGTACTACCGCCACTTCGCCGACCTGCCGATGTCGGAGCGGCGGCGCGTGAACTGGGACCACCCGGACGCGTTCGATCTCGACCTGTTCGTCGACCACCTCGGGCGGCTGTCGCGCGGCGAGGCGATCCAGAAGCCGGTGTACGACTTCGTCGAGCATCTGCGCGCGCCCGACGTCGTCCACATCGCGCCGGCGGACGTGGTCGTGATCGACGGGATCCTGCTGTTCGTCGACGAGCGCGTGCGCGAGCTGTGCGACGTGAAGGTGTACGTGGACGCGGACGCCGACGTGCGGCTCATCCGGCGGCTGCGGCGCGACATCGTCAAGCGCGGCCGACCGTTCGACGAGATCCTGGAGCAGTACCTCTCGACCGTGCGCCCGATGCACCAGCAGTTCGTCGAGCCGAGCAAGCGCTACGCGGACGTGATCGTCCCGCGCGGCGGCCACAACGCCGTCGCGATCGAGATGATCGTCGCCAAGATCCAGCGTCGCCTGCAGGCCCGCCGCGACTGA